One Pullulanibacillus sp. KACC 23026 DNA segment encodes these proteins:
- a CDS encoding serine hydrolase — MKNIILDRIADTKEKVRFSGNILVKKYNDVLLELSYGYANRSEQIENSTDTRFGIASGCKLFTSIAICQLVEAGKLTFETKLEDCLDVHFPNFDKEITVHHLLTHTSGIPDYFDEEVMDDFEELWVKNPMYLIRNLIDFLPLFQNQPMKLKLGERFHYNNAGYILLGLIVEQASQLNFSKYIEENIFKKAGMTNSGYFEFDSFPRHTALGYIDLPNGKWKTNIYSLPVKGGSDGGAYVTVNDMAILWDSLINNQLLNEEQTKKLLTPYVRTNDKNGYYGYGLWIEKNDSEIFKYHIMGYDPGVSFHSTFYPETSIKTVICSNKSQGAFDIMREIEEEVSN, encoded by the coding sequence ATGAAAAACATTATACTAGATCGTATAGCTGACACCAAAGAAAAAGTTAGATTCTCAGGAAACATTCTTGTTAAGAAATATAATGATGTCTTATTGGAATTAAGCTACGGATATGCTAATCGTTCTGAACAAATTGAAAATAGCACAGATACAAGATTTGGGATTGCATCGGGATGCAAACTCTTTACATCTATAGCTATCTGCCAGCTTGTGGAAGCAGGAAAACTTACTTTTGAAACAAAATTAGAAGATTGTCTTGATGTGCATTTTCCTAATTTTGATAAGGAAATAACCGTTCACCATCTTTTAACGCATACTTCAGGAATACCTGATTATTTTGATGAAGAAGTTATGGACGATTTTGAGGAGTTGTGGGTTAAGAATCCAATGTATCTTATAAGAAACTTAATAGACTTCTTACCACTATTCCAGAACCAACCAATGAAATTAAAATTGGGTGAAAGGTTTCATTATAATAATGCAGGATACATTTTACTTGGTTTAATTGTCGAGCAGGCAAGCCAACTAAATTTTTCTAAATATATAGAAGAGAATATATTCAAAAAGGCTGGTATGACTAACTCAGGCTATTTTGAATTTGATTCTTTCCCCAGACATACAGCGCTTGGTTATATTGACCTTCCTAATGGTAAGTGGAAAACAAATATTTACTCGTTGCCTGTAAAGGGTGGTTCAGATGGCGGAGCCTATGTAACAGTGAATGATATGGCAATTTTATGGGATTCACTCATCAATAACCAATTACTTAATGAAGAACAGACTAAAAAGTTACTAACTCCATATGTTCGAACCAATGACAAAAATGGATATTATGGTTATGGGCTATGGATTGAGAAAAATGATAGTGAGATTTTTAAATATCATATTATGGGTTATGACCCTGGAGTTAGTTTTCATTCGACTTTTTACCCCGAAACTTCAATAAAAACAGTAATTTGCTCTAACAAATCCCAAGGAGCGTTCGATATTATGAGAGAGATCGAGGAAGAAGTTTCAAACTAA
- a CDS encoding MFS transporter: MVVKTVTDSPFLIGITSAVAILPVTFQFIYGPIIDRYSKRKILYFAMIGQSIIVGVISIVYFIHLLWLPLLLFMMFISFLLSEITFPTESSLIEVLSPREKLTKINSIFEFCYQSLDIICNGISGILVLFIGVGFIYVSNSCLLFFVGLIFLVYLKVPKTKKESERSTNDFLQQYKVDFIQGFQIVKEQTILLNIVFGVIGMNVMATMGIAMLPVISKTSAQYGFWLTAMSIGTLLGTLLANKVEKFPLNLVMPIISLFTGVVWVMSTLLVNKLIFATILFGIAWIGIGILNIYVQTLIQVNLPEEYIGLGFSFISSILGSLSPIGYFIGGLMGGLTSGKIILFISGLGYLGFTVYFLLNPKLNSLKNQLNKRFERSND, translated from the coding sequence TTGGTAGTCAAAACTGTTACCGACTCACCTTTTTTGATAGGGATAACCAGTGCTGTTGCTATTTTGCCCGTAACATTTCAATTTATTTATGGTCCAATCATTGACCGTTATTCGAAACGAAAGATTTTATATTTTGCAATGATAGGGCAATCCATTATTGTTGGCGTAATCTCAATCGTTTACTTCATCCATCTTTTGTGGCTCCCGCTCTTACTTTTCATGATGTTTATTTCGTTCCTGTTATCGGAAATAACATTCCCAACAGAAAGTTCTTTGATTGAGGTTTTAAGCCCTCGTGAAAAATTGACTAAGATAAATTCCATTTTTGAATTTTGTTATCAATCACTTGACATTATTTGTAATGGCATATCGGGAATTCTTGTCTTATTTATTGGAGTTGGTTTTATCTATGTCTCCAATAGTTGTTTATTATTCTTTGTAGGGCTAATTTTTCTAGTATATCTCAAAGTTCCAAAGACTAAAAAAGAGTCTGAGAGATCAACTAATGATTTTTTACAGCAGTATAAAGTTGATTTTATTCAGGGGTTTCAAATTGTAAAAGAACAAACTATCTTGTTGAATATTGTTTTTGGGGTTATAGGAATGAATGTCATGGCAACGATGGGAATTGCAATGCTTCCTGTCATATCCAAAACCTCTGCCCAATACGGTTTCTGGTTAACGGCTATGTCAATTGGGACTTTATTGGGAACTTTATTAGCAAATAAGGTTGAAAAATTCCCACTGAACCTTGTAATGCCAATCATTTCTTTGTTTACAGGAGTGGTTTGGGTTATGTCAACACTCTTAGTGAATAAACTCATTTTTGCTACCATTTTGTTTGGTATTGCTTGGATTGGTATTGGAATTCTAAATATTTATGTGCAAACTTTAATTCAGGTGAACTTACCAGAAGAATACATTGGACTTGGTTTTTCTTTTATTTCATCAATATTAGGTTCTCTAAGCCCAATTGGATATTTTATTGGTGGTTTAATGGGTGGTCTAACATCGGGGAAGATTATTTTATTCATCTCAGGATTGGGTTATTTAGGGTTTACCGTTTATTTCTTATTAAACCCAAAGTTAAATAGCTTAAAAAATCAGTTGAATAAGCGGTTTGAACGATCAAACGACTAG
- a CDS encoding 2-phosphosulfolactate phosphatase produces MAPLSNVVVIIDVLSFTTCVEIACSREALVFPYRYKDKSADRFANSVNALLAKERGQIPSLSPNSLLELTPKSRIVLPSPNGSTCTVIARESNVCTIAGCLRNAFAVSNYIKMNYPSKVVSVVACGEQWSNGTLRPAIEDWIGVGAILSQFEQSTLSSEAKVAVSAFRHAEHDLRDVLMSCSTGRELTEKGFPEDVSVASDHLIRSIIFVFKSLNLHKF; encoded by the coding sequence TTGGCACCACTATCGAATGTAGTTGTTATTATCGATGTTTTATCGTTTACAACTTGTGTTGAAATTGCTTGTTCTAGAGAAGCATTGGTATTTCCATATCGCTACAAAGACAAGTCTGCCGATAGATTTGCCAATTCAGTTAATGCCCTATTAGCTAAAGAACGTGGTCAAATCCCATCTCTTTCTCCCAATTCTTTGTTAGAATTAACCCCAAAATCACGTATCGTATTACCGTCTCCAAATGGTTCAACATGTACAGTTATTGCGAGAGAATCTAATGTTTGTACGATTGCCGGATGTCTAAGGAATGCCTTCGCCGTTTCTAACTATATAAAGATGAATTATCCAAGCAAAGTTGTCAGTGTAGTTGCATGTGGTGAACAGTGGTCTAATGGTACGTTAAGACCAGCTATTGAAGATTGGATTGGAGTGGGAGCCATTCTTAGTCAATTTGAACAATCAACTCTTTCTTCAGAAGCCAAGGTTGCAGTAAGTGCCTTTAGACATGCAGAACATGACTTGAGAGATGTTTTGATGTCTTGTTCAACGGGGCGTGAACTAACAGAGAAAGGTTTTCCAGAAGATGTTTCGGTTGCAAGCGATCATTTAATAAGGTCAATCATTTTTGTGTTTAAAAGTTTAAATTTACATAAATTTTAG
- a CDS encoding MFS transporter, protein MRFREFHPNVKLRIIIGFFSGIVGSMIFPFMTIYFADHFGAKLTGILLILNILVGVLVGFYGGYLSDVMGRKKLMVIAEVMMSFVLIIGTLANSPWFTSPILTFFMFLMGSVCWGIEGPATDAMFIDISKPEERKSMYAIMYWSSNLSVAVGGAVGAFLFEKYLFQLLLAMAIISVLTTIAVIFFIEESYVPPEHMKEKHKETKILTNIFQSYKTVATDKLFILFVIAGLFVQSLEFQLTEYIAVRLHKSMPTQHVLFWSMDGLKMTGILRTENTLLVVLLAALIAKIIQKYKDKNVFLISIVLFTIGYTSISYFNNVWILLAAMVISTVGELMRVPVQQNYLASIPPDDKRSSYMAVNAFTYQGASILASISVTLGAYLSKGEMSVFLLITGLIGFLLIQKIIPGLESRAKAHQQEESVS, encoded by the coding sequence ATGCGTTTTCGAGAGTTTCATCCAAATGTTAAATTAAGAATTATTATAGGCTTTTTTAGCGGTATTGTAGGGAGTATGATCTTTCCCTTTATGACCATTTATTTTGCGGATCATTTTGGGGCAAAGTTAACAGGAATCCTGCTTATTTTAAATATTTTAGTCGGTGTACTGGTTGGCTTTTATGGCGGCTATTTATCGGATGTTATGGGTAGAAAGAAACTGATGGTGATTGCTGAAGTCATGATGTCGTTTGTCTTGATCATTGGAACTCTTGCTAATTCACCTTGGTTCACATCGCCGATCCTTACTTTCTTTATGTTTTTAATGGGGAGTGTGTGTTGGGGGATTGAAGGACCCGCTACAGATGCGATGTTTATTGACATAAGTAAACCAGAGGAACGCAAATCCATGTACGCGATTATGTATTGGTCCTCCAATCTTTCTGTCGCGGTTGGGGGGGCTGTAGGAGCCTTTCTATTTGAAAAGTACCTGTTTCAGTTACTCTTAGCAATGGCTATTATCTCTGTTTTGACCACCATTGCTGTGATTTTTTTTATTGAAGAAAGTTATGTCCCGCCAGAGCATATGAAAGAAAAACATAAGGAGACAAAGATTTTAACCAATATTTTTCAAAGTTACAAGACGGTTGCAACAGACAAGCTCTTTATTTTGTTTGTTATAGCAGGGTTGTTTGTTCAAAGCCTGGAATTTCAATTAACCGAATATATCGCGGTTCGTCTTCATAAAAGTATGCCAACCCAACATGTCTTGTTTTGGTCAATGGACGGGCTTAAAATGACGGGTATCTTAAGAACGGAGAATACACTGTTAGTTGTTCTTTTAGCAGCATTGATTGCCAAAATCATTCAAAAATATAAAGATAAAAATGTGTTTCTAATCTCCATTGTTCTATTTACAATCGGCTATACCTCCATCAGTTATTTTAATAACGTCTGGATCTTACTAGCCGCCATGGTGATTTCAACAGTAGGTGAACTTATGAGAGTCCCTGTTCAACAAAATTACTTAGCCAGCATTCCACCTGATGATAAAAGAAGCAGCTATATGGCCGTCAACGCCTTTACTTATCAAGGCGCTAGTATTCTCGCATCGATTTCCGTCACATTAGGGGCTTACCTGTCAAAAGGGGAAATGAGCGTCTTTTTGCTGATAACAGGATTAATTGGATTCCTTCTGATCCAAAAGATCATCCCTGGTCTAGAGAGCAGGGCAAAGGCACACCAACAAGAGGAAAGTGTTTCATAG
- a CDS encoding aminoglycoside phosphotransferase family protein, with the protein MKDNWERLNSPPSLNSAQINDIIEEAFPNKRVIYSERIGVGLSNSNYKIYFNNTPQPFVFRLYRGTKEVASKELEIAHLISRHIPIANFIVSDTSCSKVDHPWSILEWKDGQLLWNVIRQGTREDIASSAESTGKVLADIHRFTFNNSGFFGKSLKIKEPFRMDGDRFLSVIDECLHNNCGLYLGETYTRKVWSFCQTYSSLLTENQESPVLVHSDYNGLNLLVQQKGNGYSVSAVLDWEDAFSWNRYADIGNMLRYEEAASIFETHFIRGYQENGVTLNDNWKLLSKLEDLVALCDMLNHSTPNTPNRVNDLKNLILNTIQCQFK; encoded by the coding sequence ATGAAAGACAATTGGGAACGTCTGAATTCTCCTCCTTCCTTGAACTCTGCACAAATAAACGACATTATCGAAGAAGCTTTTCCAAATAAACGGGTGATCTATTCTGAGCGAATTGGCGTTGGACTAAGTAATTCCAACTATAAAATATATTTTAATAACACCCCACAACCTTTTGTTTTCCGACTATATAGAGGAACTAAGGAGGTGGCATCTAAGGAATTAGAGATTGCCCATTTAATTAGCAGACATATCCCTATCGCCAACTTCATCGTCTCCGATACTAGCTGCAGTAAAGTGGACCATCCTTGGTCTATTTTAGAATGGAAAGATGGTCAACTTCTGTGGAATGTGATCAGACAAGGAACACGTGAGGACATCGCTTCATCTGCTGAATCAACTGGTAAAGTGCTTGCTGACATACACCGATTTACATTTAATAATTCGGGGTTTTTCGGAAAAAGTCTCAAAATCAAGGAGCCTTTCAGAATGGATGGTGACCGATTTTTATCGGTTATAGATGAGTGTTTACATAACAATTGCGGATTATATCTTGGGGAAACATACACACGAAAAGTTTGGTCCTTTTGCCAAACGTACAGTTCCTTATTAACTGAAAACCAAGAATCCCCTGTCCTCGTTCATTCAGATTACAATGGTTTAAACCTATTAGTTCAACAGAAAGGAAATGGCTATTCAGTCTCTGCTGTTTTAGACTGGGAAGATGCCTTTTCTTGGAACCGATACGCAGATATTGGCAATATGTTACGATATGAAGAAGCAGCGTCTATTTTTGAAACCCATTTTATCCGAGGCTACCAAGAAAATGGAGTAACCCTCAATGATAATTGGAAACTCTTATCTAAGCTAGAAGATTTAGTGGCACTATGCGATATGTTAAACCATTCCACTCCTAATACGCCTAATCGTGTAAACGACTTAAAGAATTTGATCCTAAATACGATTCAATGTCAATTCAAATAA
- a CDS encoding phosphoglycerate dehydrogenase: MSTSTLEKKTLGQIKVLNKISEKGLKVFKEQYEVSNVSQNPDGILVRSHEMHTMEFGTHLKAIARAGAGVNNIPVQLCTDKGIVVFNTPGANANAVKELVLASLINASRNLYEAVTWTQNLTGDGHELAKQVEEGKKQFVGTELEGKTLGVIGLGAIGALVANNALNLGMDVVGFDPFISVDLAWNLSRDVGRAMSIDQLFEEADYITVHVPLNDQTRDMFNEEAFNKMKPGVTILNFSRGELVNETDLAVVLESGKVNKYVTDFPNEHVLNMKHAFATPHLGASTIESEENCAVMASRQLKEFLETGNIKNSVNFPNVTLPYTGKRRITVFHDNIPNMVSHITAILAAYQFNITDMVNKNRGTIAYTLIDIDNELNGATVQELEGEINQIQGIIRTRII; the protein is encoded by the coding sequence ATGTCTACTTCAACTTTAGAAAAGAAAACGTTAGGGCAAATTAAAGTGTTAAATAAGATCTCCGAAAAGGGCTTAAAAGTATTTAAGGAGCAGTATGAGGTCTCCAATGTGAGCCAAAATCCGGATGGAATCCTTGTTCGCAGTCATGAGATGCATACCATGGAATTTGGAACGCATCTAAAAGCTATAGCCAGAGCTGGAGCAGGGGTCAATAATATCCCTGTCCAACTCTGTACTGATAAAGGCATTGTGGTCTTTAACACCCCAGGAGCGAATGCCAATGCTGTCAAAGAGCTTGTTTTGGCCTCATTAATAAATGCCTCTCGAAATCTTTATGAGGCCGTAACTTGGACTCAGAACTTAACAGGTGATGGTCATGAATTGGCAAAGCAGGTTGAAGAAGGAAAGAAACAGTTTGTTGGAACTGAACTGGAAGGTAAAACTCTTGGTGTTATTGGTTTAGGGGCTATCGGGGCGCTTGTCGCTAACAATGCCCTGAACTTAGGGATGGATGTCGTTGGCTTTGATCCGTTCATCTCTGTAGATCTTGCTTGGAATTTATCTCGGGATGTCGGGCGGGCGATGAGCATTGACCAACTCTTTGAAGAGGCGGATTATATAACCGTTCATGTGCCATTAAATGATCAGACAAGAGATATGTTCAATGAAGAGGCCTTTAACAAGATGAAGCCTGGTGTCACGATTTTAAACTTTTCTCGCGGTGAGCTTGTTAACGAAACGGATCTGGCCGTGGTTCTAGAAAGTGGAAAAGTCAACAAGTATGTGACAGATTTCCCGAATGAACATGTACTCAACATGAAGCATGCTTTTGCAACGCCTCATTTGGGGGCTTCGACCATCGAATCTGAGGAAAACTGTGCGGTAATGGCGAGCCGCCAATTGAAGGAATTCTTAGAGACAGGTAACATTAAAAACTCCGTCAATTTTCCAAACGTTACACTTCCTTATACGGGAAAGCGCCGAATAACGGTTTTTCATGATAACATTCCGAATATGGTCAGCCATATCACGGCTATCTTAGCGGCTTATCAATTTAATATTACAGATATGGTCAATAAAAACCGTGGAACGATCGCTTATACGCTTATTGACATTGATAATGAATTAAATGGAGCAACTGTTCAAGAATTGGAAGGGGAAATTAACCAAATTCAAGGAATCATAAGAACCCGTATTATTTAA
- a CDS encoding sulfite exporter TauE/SafE family protein produces the protein MLSFSYLVILFVLGFIGSFLSGMLGVGGAIINYPMLLYIPPLLGFAALTAHSVSGIVAVQVFFATLTGVFAYRKSRYLNKGLIMYMGISILIGSLLGGVGSRWVSNAVEDLVYGILALLAVILIFIPRKEERNLDEPHNFNRFWAIILSFLVGVSAGIVGAGGAFLLVPIMLTVLKIPLRVTIATSLAVTFISSIGSTFGKLVSHQVLFIPALIVVLASIIASPLGAMLGQRLNAKVLKGILAFLIVMTAIKVWSSIL, from the coding sequence TTGCTATCATTTTCTTATCTGGTTATATTGTTTGTTTTAGGATTTATTGGGTCATTTCTTTCAGGAATGCTTGGCGTCGGGGGTGCCATCATTAATTATCCGATGCTGCTTTATATTCCACCACTTTTGGGGTTTGCTGCCTTAACTGCCCATAGTGTCTCAGGGATCGTAGCTGTTCAAGTCTTTTTTGCAACCCTCACAGGAGTTTTTGCCTATCGGAAAAGCCGTTATTTAAATAAAGGTCTTATCATGTATATGGGAATAAGTATTTTAATTGGAAGTTTGCTTGGTGGAGTAGGGTCAAGATGGGTTTCTAATGCAGTTGAAGACCTTGTTTATGGGATTCTAGCCCTGCTTGCCGTTATCTTAATCTTTATTCCACGAAAAGAAGAGAGGAATCTAGATGAGCCACATAATTTCAATCGCTTTTGGGCCATCATCCTATCCTTCTTGGTAGGCGTCAGTGCAGGAATAGTTGGGGCTGGAGGAGCCTTTCTCTTAGTTCCGATAATGCTAACGGTTCTTAAAATTCCGCTGCGAGTTACAATTGCCACATCGCTTGCTGTTACCTTTATTTCCTCCATTGGGTCCACTTTTGGAAAATTAGTCTCGCATCAAGTGCTGTTTATCCCAGCACTTATAGTGGTACTTGCGAGTATTATTGCGTCACCACTAGGAGCGATGCTTGGGCAACGTCTAAATGCGAAGGTGTTAAAGGGGATACTTGCGTTTTTAATTGTCATGACCGCAATAAAGGTATGGAGCAGTATATTGTGA